ATAATAGAGCACGTTAAATAACTTCAAGCACTTCTCGCAAAGGGTAGGAAACGTAGTTCCAGGTTCTTTGATCTGGTCTTGTTACTGTTTGCACAGGTCAACATTTGTCTAAATATCTAAATATCCTGTCTAAATATCACAAGTAAATAAATGAGAggataaatatttaaagaacTAGTTCGTTTACGATTATCTTCGGCACTTCTTTTTTCCTGCACTCAGAGAAAACGATATGGCGACCGACGACGAGGAGGTTGACGAAGGACCATTTGATAATGACGAAGATGACGAAGATGATGTGGAGGCAGTAGAAAAGTCAGCTGACCCCCAACGCCGAAGTAGACTGCTCAGACGCATTCGTCGTCGTACAGCTCGCCGCTTTCGTCGTATTCCTCGTAGAGCTCGCCGCTTTCGTCGCGGTCGCCGCGTTCCCCCCAGTCGCCGCGGTCGCCGCGTTTCCCCTGGTCGCCGCGTTCGCCGCGGTCGCCGCAGTGGCCGCTCTCGCGGTAGAATACGCGGTTAACGAAGACCATATCAGTAATGGAATGAACAATGGATGGGTAAAGGTGAGTGGcaaaaagataagaaataagACTTTtagctcctgattgttatacaaattctccttcagGTTCTTGAGAATATATAGAGAAGAGGATaaagaatatacatactgatgatAGGCGGTAGATGGTTATGAGTGAGCCTCATTAGCACTtatgtttgatttttctcttcCCTGGCAGGTCTTGATGAATACTCAGCTTGAAATGAAACTGTAAACTTGGGACTATGATTTAACAACTTTTAACACTTCTAGAATTAAAACTTCTGTAATTAAAACTCCTCGGTTTCCGTTTAAATATAATGGGAGGTAATGCAGTAAGAGTAAGAGAAAAAGCTGTGATTTGCTCTAAAATCACGTCAATAAAAATTAACCAAATTTTGCGAATAAAAGGCTctatgttttggtttttgttttcctgtactttttcttttcagtttgaTTTGCTTCTTGGATTGTAGTGGAGGta
This is a stretch of genomic DNA from Pocillopora verrucosa isolate sample1 chromosome 12, ASM3666991v2, whole genome shotgun sequence. It encodes these proteins:
- the LOC136277102 gene encoding uncharacterized protein: MKISVFLALFCFLLAVGFSVAVTKIDLANMADEFEAEKLPGEEYVKEGDEDLDEENLEDNDMTIPRRENDMATDDEEVDEGPFDNDEDDEDDVEAVEKSADPQRRSRLLRRIRRRTARRFRRIPRRARRFRRGRRVPPSRRGRRVSPGRRVRRGRRSGRSRGRIRG